The Amycolatopsis sp. DG1A-15b genome window below encodes:
- the serC gene encoding phosphoserine transaminase produces the protein MTDAELTIPADLKPADGRFGCGPSKVRAEQLSALAESGSTYLGTSHRQKPVKSLVGRVRAGLSELFSLPEGYEVILGNGGTTAFWDAAAFGLVRERAQHFTYGEFSSKFATVTKGAPFLADPIVVKAEPGSAPDIAYEAGADLVGWAHNETSTGVAVPVRRPEGSGDALVAIDATSGAGGLPVKAEDFDVYYFAPQKSFAADGGLWIALASPAAVERIGEIGGGDRWIPEFLSLTTALDNSRKDQTYNTPAVATLFLLAEQIEWMNGQGGLAWTTSRTKDSSSRLYEWAEKTSYTTPFVKDPDLRSQVVGTVDFSDDVDAAAVAKVLRANGIVDTEPYRKLGRNQLRVGLFPAIDPDDVTKLTQAVEYVVERLS, from the coding sequence ATGACCGACGCTGAGTTGACCATCCCCGCCGACCTCAAGCCGGCCGACGGCCGCTTCGGCTGCGGCCCGTCGAAGGTCCGCGCCGAGCAGCTGAGTGCGCTGGCGGAGTCCGGCTCCACCTACCTCGGCACGTCGCACCGGCAGAAGCCGGTCAAGTCCCTCGTCGGGCGCGTGCGGGCGGGCCTGTCCGAGCTGTTCTCCCTGCCCGAGGGCTACGAGGTGATCCTCGGCAACGGCGGCACCACGGCGTTCTGGGACGCGGCCGCCTTCGGCCTGGTCCGCGAGCGCGCGCAGCACTTCACCTACGGCGAGTTCTCCTCGAAGTTCGCCACCGTGACCAAGGGCGCGCCGTTCCTGGCCGACCCGATCGTGGTCAAGGCCGAGCCGGGCAGCGCGCCGGACATCGCCTACGAAGCCGGCGCCGACCTGGTCGGCTGGGCGCACAACGAGACGTCCACCGGCGTGGCCGTGCCGGTCCGCCGCCCCGAAGGCTCCGGTGACGCGCTGGTCGCGATCGACGCCACCTCCGGCGCCGGCGGTCTCCCGGTCAAGGCCGAGGACTTCGACGTCTACTACTTCGCGCCGCAGAAGTCGTTCGCCGCGGACGGCGGGCTCTGGATCGCGCTGGCCTCCCCGGCCGCGGTCGAGCGGATCGGCGAGATCGGCGGCGGCGACCGCTGGATCCCCGAGTTCCTGTCGCTGACCACCGCGCTGGACAACTCCCGCAAGGACCAGACGTACAACACCCCGGCCGTGGCCACGCTGTTCCTGCTCGCCGAGCAGATCGAGTGGATGAACGGCCAGGGTGGCCTCGCCTGGACGACTTCGCGCACGAAGGACTCCTCCTCGCGCCTGTACGAGTGGGCCGAGAAGACGAGCTACACGACGCCGTTCGTGAAGGACCCGGACCTGCGCTCGCAGGTCGTCGGCACGGTCGACTTCAGCGACGACGTCGACGCCGCCGCGGTCGCGAAGGTGCTGCGCGCCAACGGGATCGTCGACACCGAGCCGTACCGCAAGCTGGGCCGCAACCAGCTGCGCGTCGGCCTGTTCCCGGCCATCGACCCGGACGACGTCACCAAGCTGACGCAGGCCGTCGAATACGTGGTCGAGCGGCTCAGCTGA